In Phragmites australis chromosome 16, lpPhrAust1.1, whole genome shotgun sequence, one DNA window encodes the following:
- the LOC133895435 gene encoding uncharacterized protein LOC133895435 isoform X1 — translation MSVQCAAHAVRALAALPAPASSRLRASRVSLSLPSRRPGRPVAPVCAAESSSAPAAQPAAAASKAVVPDDEFSLAKVSFGVIGLGLGISLLSYGFGSYFNLLPGSEWSALLLTYGFPLTIIGMALKYAELKPVPCITYADALALREKCATPILQQVRSDVTRFRYGDEQHLEEALQRIFQYGLGGGISRRSAPILQKIREECSDQAVNINFKVTEDGKYCLVLEFEAKALELSDFEKRQAKFTSFFGPGIKAEIGKGGDDLYEVRLISETT, via the exons ATGTCTGTGCAGTGCGCAGCGCACGCGGTCCGGGCGCTCGCCGCGCTCCCGGCGCCGGCCTCCTCTCGCCTCCGGGCGAGCCGCGTATCCCTATCCCTTCCGTCCCGCCGGCCGGGGCGCCCCGTCGCGCCCGTCTGCGCCGCGGAGTCCTCGTCCGCTCCCGCCGCGCAGCCAGCCGCCGCGGCCAGCAAGGCCGTCGTCCCGGACGACGAGTTCTCCCTCGCCAAA GTGTCCTTTGGCGTGATTGGGCTGGGGCTTGGGATCTCGCTCCTGTC GTATGGATTCGGGTCATACTTCAACCTTCTCCCCGGGTCTGAGTGGTCCGCTCTGCTACTGACCTACGGGTTTCCCCTCACAATCATCGGCATGGCCCTAAAG TATGCTGAACTGAAACCAGTGCCCTGCATAACCTATGCAGATGCTCTTGCTCTAAGAGAAAAGTGCGCCACCCCTATTCTCCAGCAG GTCAGAAGTGATGTTACGCGTTTTAGatatggtgatgaacaacaccTGGAGGAAGCGCTACAACGAATCTTTCAATATGGTTTG GGTGGTGGCATTTCAAGACGTAGTGCACCTATATTACAAAAGATTCGAGAAGAA TGCAGTGATCAGGCTGTCAACATAAACTTCAAG GTAACTGAGGATGGGAAGTACTGTTTAGTACTCGAATTTGAAGCCAAAGCATTGGAGCTATCTGATTTTGAGAAAAGACAG GCAAAATTCACCTCCTTTTTTGGTCCTGGCATTAAGGCAGAAATTG GAAAAGGTGGCGATGATCTATATGAAGTCCGTCTTATCTCAGAGACTACTTAG
- the LOC133895435 gene encoding uncharacterized protein LOC133895435 isoform X2 gives MSVQCAAHAVRALAALPAPASSRLRASRVSLSLPSRRPGRPVAPVCAAESSSAPAAQPAAAASKAVVPDDEFSLAKVSFGVIGLGLGISLLSYGFGSYFNLLPGSEWSALLLTYGFPLTIIGMALKYAELKPVPCITYADALALREKCATPILQQVRSDVTRFRYGDEQHLEEALQRIFQYGLGGGISRRSAPILQKIREEVTEDGKYCLVLEFEAKALELSDFEKRQAKFTSFFGPGIKAEIGKGGDDLYEVRLISETT, from the exons ATGTCTGTGCAGTGCGCAGCGCACGCGGTCCGGGCGCTCGCCGCGCTCCCGGCGCCGGCCTCCTCTCGCCTCCGGGCGAGCCGCGTATCCCTATCCCTTCCGTCCCGCCGGCCGGGGCGCCCCGTCGCGCCCGTCTGCGCCGCGGAGTCCTCGTCCGCTCCCGCCGCGCAGCCAGCCGCCGCGGCCAGCAAGGCCGTCGTCCCGGACGACGAGTTCTCCCTCGCCAAA GTGTCCTTTGGCGTGATTGGGCTGGGGCTTGGGATCTCGCTCCTGTC GTATGGATTCGGGTCATACTTCAACCTTCTCCCCGGGTCTGAGTGGTCCGCTCTGCTACTGACCTACGGGTTTCCCCTCACAATCATCGGCATGGCCCTAAAG TATGCTGAACTGAAACCAGTGCCCTGCATAACCTATGCAGATGCTCTTGCTCTAAGAGAAAAGTGCGCCACCCCTATTCTCCAGCAG GTCAGAAGTGATGTTACGCGTTTTAGatatggtgatgaacaacaccTGGAGGAAGCGCTACAACGAATCTTTCAATATGGTTTG GGTGGTGGCATTTCAAGACGTAGTGCACCTATATTACAAAAGATTCGAGAAGAA GTAACTGAGGATGGGAAGTACTGTTTAGTACTCGAATTTGAAGCCAAAGCATTGGAGCTATCTGATTTTGAGAAAAGACAG GCAAAATTCACCTCCTTTTTTGGTCCTGGCATTAAGGCAGAAATTG GAAAAGGTGGCGATGATCTATATGAAGTCCGTCTTATCTCAGAGACTACTTAG